A genomic window from Variovorax paradoxus includes:
- a CDS encoding sulfite exporter TauE/SafE family protein codes for MTAAELLVPPLAPVTLVYSLCVVFAAGIVRGFAGFGFSAITVAGMSLVVSPALVVPAIFMLEILASLSQLRGIARDVDMPWLSWLMLGNLICIPIGVALLAWLPETPLRLLIGALLMAAALLLRGGAHVTLVPTRGVRLAAGLASGFINGVAAIGGIAIAVLLSTAKMAPAALRATLIALLLFSDVVSLICAALMPSSTHASGNLLGPDTLKWALWLAPAMLAGIWYGQRSFKGVSPEQFRRHVLNLLIALALVSVVRSVIGLLV; via the coding sequence ATGACGGCGGCTGAACTGCTGGTGCCGCCGCTGGCGCCGGTAACGCTGGTCTACAGCCTGTGCGTGGTGTTCGCGGCGGGCATCGTGCGCGGCTTCGCGGGCTTCGGCTTCTCGGCCATCACCGTGGCGGGCATGTCGCTGGTGGTGTCGCCCGCGCTGGTCGTGCCCGCGATCTTCATGCTCGAAATCCTGGCAAGCCTGAGCCAGCTGCGCGGCATCGCGCGCGACGTCGACATGCCATGGCTCAGCTGGCTGATGCTGGGCAACCTGATCTGCATTCCCATCGGCGTGGCGCTGCTTGCATGGCTGCCTGAGACACCACTGCGCCTGTTGATCGGCGCGCTGCTGATGGCGGCCGCGCTGCTGCTGCGGGGCGGCGCGCACGTCACGCTGGTGCCCACGCGCGGTGTGCGGCTCGCGGCCGGGCTGGCCTCTGGCTTCATCAACGGCGTGGCGGCCATCGGAGGCATCGCTATCGCCGTGCTGCTCAGCACCGCGAAGATGGCACCGGCCGCGCTGCGCGCCACGCTGATTGCGCTGCTGCTGTTCAGCGACGTGGTGTCGCTGATCTGCGCGGCGCTGATGCCCTCTTCAACCCACGCGTCCGGCAACCTGCTGGGGCCGGACACGCTCAAGTGGGCGCTGTGGCTGGCACCGGCGATGCTCGCGGGCATCTGGTATGGACAGCGTTCGTTCAAGGGGGTTTCGCCGGAGCAGTTCAGGAGGCATGTGCTGAATCTGCTGATTGCGCT
- a CDS encoding AMP-binding protein → MTAAATTVHALIEQQARQQPHAVYARATETERHLDYGDLATGCRRVAAVLRGHGMQPGDTVSVVMPNGLQTLRLLLGAMHGGFCVNPVNLLSQPEQMRYVLSHSDCRVVCVAPEWEERVRGIVEGLDRSVTLVVVDPEGDALPDEEEPAVDTPPPSPDAVALLMYTSGTTGMPKGVMLTQRNLAANAHAISAEHALRPSDRVLAVLPLYHINAFAVTMLAPLAHGGSLAMPPKFSAGRFWEQATQTQCSWINVVPTMISYLLEGPKPPLAQTLAIRFCRSASAALPPEHLRAFERMFGIGIVETMGLTETAAPSFSNPMDPAARKLGSVGRASGCMAGVVDDRLAAVPTGVTGEIVIRGPNVMLGYYKNEEATRASFTPDGWLRTGDLGHRDEDGFFFVTGRIKELIIKGGENIAPREIDEALLRHPAVLEAAAVGVPDRHYGQEIGVCIVLREGCACTEDELREFSATALGRYKTPGHYRFVQDLPRGPSGKVQRLKLLPLFEA, encoded by the coding sequence ATGACAGCGGCTGCAACAACGGTTCATGCGCTGATCGAGCAACAGGCGCGGCAGCAGCCGCACGCGGTGTATGCGCGCGCCACCGAAACCGAACGCCACCTGGACTACGGCGACCTCGCGACCGGTTGCCGCCGCGTGGCGGCCGTGCTGCGTGGCCATGGCATGCAGCCGGGCGACACCGTGTCCGTCGTCATGCCCAACGGCCTGCAGACCTTGCGCCTGCTGCTGGGCGCGATGCATGGTGGCTTCTGCGTGAACCCCGTCAACCTGCTGTCGCAGCCGGAGCAGATGCGCTATGTGCTCTCGCACTCCGACTGCCGCGTGGTCTGCGTTGCGCCCGAGTGGGAAGAGCGCGTGCGCGGCATCGTTGAAGGCCTCGATCGATCCGTGACATTGGTCGTGGTCGACCCCGAAGGCGATGCACTGCCCGATGAGGAAGAACCGGCCGTCGACACACCGCCGCCCTCGCCCGATGCCGTCGCGCTGCTGATGTACACATCCGGCACCACGGGCATGCCCAAGGGCGTGATGCTCACGCAGCGCAACCTCGCGGCCAACGCGCACGCCATCAGCGCGGAGCATGCGCTGCGCCCCTCCGACCGCGTGCTCGCAGTGCTGCCGCTGTATCACATCAACGCCTTTGCCGTGACCATGCTCGCGCCGCTCGCGCATGGTGGCAGCCTTGCGATGCCGCCGAAGTTTTCGGCCGGCCGCTTCTGGGAACAGGCCACGCAAACGCAGTGCAGCTGGATCAACGTGGTGCCCACCATGATCTCGTACCTGCTCGAAGGCCCGAAGCCGCCGCTTGCACAGACGCTGGCCATCCGCTTCTGCCGCTCGGCATCGGCTGCGCTGCCGCCCGAGCACCTCCGTGCCTTCGAGCGGATGTTCGGCATCGGCATCGTCGAGACCATGGGCCTCACCGAGACGGCGGCGCCTTCGTTCTCCAACCCCATGGACCCGGCCGCTCGCAAGCTCGGTTCGGTGGGCCGCGCGTCAGGCTGCATGGCCGGTGTGGTCGATGACCGGCTCGCAGCCGTGCCCACCGGCGTGACCGGCGAGATCGTGATTCGCGGGCCCAACGTGATGCTCGGCTACTACAAGAACGAGGAAGCCACCCGCGCGAGCTTCACGCCCGACGGCTGGCTGCGCACCGGCGACCTCGGCCACCGCGACGAAGACGGCTTCTTCTTCGTCACCGGCCGCATCAAGGAGCTGATCATCAAGGGCGGCGAGAACATCGCGCCGCGCGAAATCGACGAAGCCCTGCTGCGGCACCCCGCCGTGCTCGAAGCCGCCGCAGTGGGCGTGCCCGACCGCCACTACGGCCAGGAGATCGGCGTGTGCATCGTGCTGCGCGAAGGCTGCGCCTGCACCGAAGACGAGCTGCGCGAGTTCAGCGCCACCGCGCTCGGCCGCTACAAGACGCCCGGCCACTACCGCTTCGTGCAAGACCTGCCGCGCGGCCCTTCCGGAAAGGTGCAGCGCCTGAAGCTGTTGCCGCTGTTCGAGGCATGA
- the sauS gene encoding acylating sulfoacetaldehyde dehydrogenase, protein MENAAPSSPIAELVARARAAQRIYETWSQAQVDTAVVAAGWAIIEPARNRELAELAVADTGVGNVEDKVRKNHRKTFGLLRDLHGARSVGVIAEDPARGIVEIARPVGVVCAVTPSTNPGATPANKIINALKGRNAVIVAPSPKGWSTAARLIEFIHQQFDRIGAPRDLVQLLPSPVNKQSTAELMRLCDLVVATGSQANVRAAYASGTPAFGVGAGNVAGIVDETADIAAAADRIVRSKTFDNATSCSSENSLVIVDAVRAQTLAALKDRGAVMLADAQKATLQALMWPEGKLSPAVIGQSARTIAERAAAIDGANRAAWLAIADANPRILMVAEDGVGHDHPFSGEKLSPVLAVYAARDFAHAMATVERIYAYEGAGHSVGLHSAVPERALTLGLTLPVSRVIVDQAHCIATGGSFDNGLPFSLSMGCGTWGKNNFSDNMNYRHYLNITRVSRPIPEKVPSEEEIFGAFFAAHGAQ, encoded by the coding sequence ATGGAAAACGCAGCCCCCTCCTCCCCCATCGCCGAACTCGTGGCGCGCGCCCGCGCCGCGCAGCGCATCTACGAAACCTGGTCGCAAGCGCAGGTCGACACCGCCGTGGTCGCGGCCGGCTGGGCCATCATCGAGCCGGCGCGCAACCGCGAGCTGGCCGAACTGGCCGTGGCCGACACCGGCGTGGGCAACGTCGAGGACAAGGTGCGCAAGAACCACCGCAAGACCTTCGGCCTGCTGCGCGACCTGCACGGCGCGCGCTCGGTCGGCGTGATTGCCGAAGACCCGGCGCGCGGCATCGTCGAAATTGCGCGGCCCGTGGGCGTGGTGTGCGCTGTCACGCCTTCGACCAACCCGGGCGCCACGCCGGCCAACAAGATCATCAATGCGCTCAAGGGGCGCAACGCGGTCATCGTCGCGCCCTCGCCCAAGGGCTGGTCCACGGCTGCGCGGCTCATCGAATTCATCCACCAGCAGTTCGATCGCATCGGCGCGCCGCGCGACCTGGTGCAGCTGCTGCCCTCGCCGGTCAACAAGCAATCGACCGCCGAGCTGATGCGCCTGTGCGACCTGGTGGTTGCCACCGGCTCGCAGGCCAATGTGCGCGCGGCCTACGCGAGCGGCACGCCGGCCTTCGGCGTGGGCGCTGGCAACGTGGCGGGCATCGTCGACGAAACGGCGGACATCGCGGCCGCTGCCGACCGCATCGTTCGTTCGAAGACCTTCGACAACGCGACCAGCTGCTCGTCGGAAAACAGCCTCGTCATCGTCGATGCGGTGCGCGCGCAGACGCTCGCTGCGCTGAAGGATCGCGGAGCCGTCATGCTCGCCGACGCGCAGAAGGCCACGCTGCAGGCGCTGATGTGGCCCGAAGGCAAGCTGTCGCCCGCCGTCATCGGCCAGTCGGCACGCACCATCGCCGAGCGCGCGGCGGCTATCGACGGTGCCAACCGCGCCGCCTGGCTGGCAATTGCCGATGCCAATCCGCGCATCCTCATGGTGGCCGAAGATGGCGTGGGCCACGACCATCCGTTCTCCGGCGAGAAGCTGAGCCCGGTACTCGCGGTGTATGCGGCGCGCGACTTCGCGCATGCCATGGCCACCGTCGAGCGCATCTACGCATACGAAGGCGCCGGCCATTCGGTGGGCCTGCACAGCGCGGTGCCCGAACGCGCGCTGACGCTGGGCCTCACGCTGCCGGTGTCGCGCGTGATCGTCGACCAGGCGCACTGCATCGCCACCGGCGGCAGCTTCGACAACGGCCTGCCGTTCTCGCTGTCGATGGGTTGCGGCACCTGGGGCAAGAACAACTTCTCGGACAACATGAACTACCGCCACTACCTGAACATCACGCGCGTGTCGCGGCCGATTCCGGAGAAGGTGCCGAGCGAGGAAGAAATCTTCGGCGCCTTCTTCGCCGCGCACGGCGCGCAGTAA
- a CDS encoding tripartite tricarboxylate transporter substrate binding protein has product MSLFFAPWLRAGLLALAALSSPFAAQAQNGSDYPTKPIRLIVPYPPGGGTDVIARIVQERFQTLLGQPVLIDNRGGAAGSIGTEVVAKSAPDGYTVLFTLSSHTINPAIYAKLGFDTAKDFAPVGMVASLPQILVANTQFAPNTVAELIALAKAKPDSIAFASVGNGSPGHLAGELLKLRTGTHMTHIPYRGGGPAVTDVMGGQVPLLWVSIPAAAQFVKAGKLKALAVSTTKRSAAFPDVPTMQEAGVPDFDVDSWYAVFVPAKTPQPAIDKLNRVINTVVKEPDIRDKLLAQGSEGVGGTPEQLGKVVTTELVRWQKLAKEASIKVD; this is encoded by the coding sequence ATGAGTTTGTTCTTCGCCCCCTGGCTACGCGCCGGCCTGCTGGCTCTGGCCGCCCTGTCGTCGCCCTTCGCCGCGCAGGCGCAGAACGGCAGCGACTACCCGACGAAGCCGATCCGCCTGATCGTGCCCTACCCGCCCGGCGGCGGCACCGACGTGATCGCGCGCATCGTGCAGGAGCGCTTTCAAACGCTGCTGGGCCAGCCAGTGCTGATCGACAACCGCGGCGGCGCGGCCGGCTCCATCGGCACCGAGGTGGTGGCCAAGTCGGCGCCCGACGGCTACACGGTACTGTTCACGCTGTCGTCGCACACCATCAACCCGGCCATCTACGCCAAGCTGGGCTTCGACACCGCGAAAGACTTCGCGCCAGTCGGCATGGTCGCCTCGCTGCCGCAGATTCTGGTGGCCAACACGCAGTTCGCGCCCAACACGGTGGCCGAACTGATCGCGCTGGCCAAGGCCAAGCCCGACAGCATCGCCTTTGCCTCTGTGGGCAACGGCTCGCCCGGGCACCTGGCGGGCGAGCTGCTGAAGCTGCGCACCGGCACGCACATGACGCATATCCCCTATCGTGGCGGCGGCCCTGCCGTAACCGACGTGATGGGCGGGCAGGTGCCGCTGCTGTGGGTGTCGATTCCGGCGGCCGCGCAGTTCGTGAAGGCGGGCAAGCTCAAGGCGCTCGCGGTGTCCACCACCAAGCGCAGCGCGGCCTTCCCCGACGTGCCGACGATGCAGGAAGCCGGTGTGCCCGACTTCGACGTGGACTCGTGGTACGCCGTGTTCGTGCCCGCGAAGACGCCGCAGCCTGCCATCGACAAGCTCAACCGCGTGATCAACACCGTGGTGAAGGAACCGGACATCCGCGACAAGCTGCTCGCGCAAGGCAGCGAAGGCGTCGGCGGTACACCCGAGCAACTCGGCAAGGTCGTCACCACCGAACTCGTGCGCTGGCAAAAGCTCGCCAAGGAAGCCAGCATCAAAGTCGACTGA
- a CDS encoding IclR family transcriptional regulator produces MDSTLAKGLAAIEWMVRQQRDCRVTELAQAFGMARSNAHRTLQTLVECGWAVQDPDTSAYRPSLRLFELGAMVSDASDIGALLRPHLALLAQATGETIHLAVLDDAEIVYLDKFDSPLPVAAYSRIGGRAAAYCVASGKALLAAAALDVPALQERLGTLVAHTKNSITDFDALFSELERSRARGYAENREEWRIGVCGLGVPVLNARGEAVAAVGMSVPSIRFARTQARGLADHLMACARDASVTLGYRLNAAPAAPLPPTPITKRRRSE; encoded by the coding sequence ATGGACTCCACGCTTGCCAAGGGCCTCGCCGCCATCGAATGGATGGTGCGCCAGCAGCGCGACTGCCGCGTCACCGAACTGGCCCAGGCCTTCGGCATGGCGCGCAGCAACGCGCACCGCACGCTGCAGACGCTGGTCGAATGCGGCTGGGCCGTGCAAGACCCGGACACAAGCGCCTACCGGCCAAGCCTGCGGCTGTTCGAGCTGGGGGCCATGGTGTCCGACGCATCGGACATCGGCGCGCTGCTGCGACCCCACCTCGCGCTGCTGGCGCAGGCCACGGGCGAAACCATCCACCTCGCGGTGCTGGACGACGCCGAGATCGTCTACCTCGACAAGTTCGACAGCCCACTGCCCGTGGCTGCCTACTCGCGCATCGGCGGCCGGGCGGCGGCGTACTGCGTGGCTTCGGGCAAGGCGCTGCTCGCGGCGGCCGCGCTCGACGTGCCGGCGCTGCAAGAGCGCCTGGGCACGCTGGTGGCACACACAAAGAACAGCATCACCGACTTCGACGCTCTCTTCTCCGAACTGGAACGCTCGCGCGCCCGCGGCTATGCCGAGAACCGCGAGGAATGGCGCATCGGCGTTTGCGGCCTCGGCGTGCCCGTGCTCAATGCGCGCGGCGAGGCCGTGGCGGCCGTCGGCATGAGCGTGCCCTCGATCCGCTTTGCGCGCACACAGGCGCGCGGGCTGGCCGACCACCTGATGGCCTGCGCGCGCGACGCCAGCGTCACGCTGGGCTATCGCCTGAACGCCGCACCGGCCGCCCCGTTGCCGCCGACGCCCATCACAAAGAGAAGGAGATCCGAATGA
- a CDS encoding cobaltochelatase CobT-related protein, translated as MTAEPASAMQRRVRQEEQVAELCAGVVRAFSGERDLHFRGRRLHRGRVALPWFAPHLHPSPDTDDFASFRGVADGLALRLTESDAALHESLRPEEPVERMLFEMLEQFRVEAMAPEVMAGMRHNLRHRHEQWSLAFHHSGLTDTARGLLLYAVAQICRARVTGQQVVEETEDMLEATRFALAPLIGHALAGLRKDRADQAAYAVHARAIARTVAAMLHEADEEGSSAARDPHVDDKRSVFSLVADMDQEIVERFTTAESGRSAVLDDAGGAYRVFSNAYDREHDAATLARKEVLADHREKLDRRIAAQGVNIARLTRELRALLAEPERDGWDGAQEEGLIDGRRLAQLVASPTERRLFRTERMEPVADCIVTFLIDCSGSMKEHAESVAMMADVFARALEQAGVTSEVLGFTTGAWNGGRPQREWVRAGRPPHPGRLNERCHLVFKAAATPWRRARPAMAALLKADLFREGIDGEAIDWACMRLRQRSEGRKLLLVISDGSPMDSATHLANDAHYLDHHLRDVVARQEQRGDIAIAGIGVGLDLSPYYSRSHVLDLATSSGNTIFREVIELMAGRHRC; from the coding sequence ATGACTGCCGAACCCGCGAGCGCGATGCAGCGCCGCGTGCGGCAAGAAGAACAGGTCGCGGAGCTTTGCGCGGGCGTGGTGCGCGCCTTCAGCGGAGAGCGCGACCTGCACTTTCGTGGTCGGCGGCTGCACCGTGGCCGCGTGGCGCTGCCGTGGTTTGCGCCGCACCTGCATCCCTCGCCCGACACCGACGACTTCGCCTCGTTCCGTGGCGTAGCCGACGGGCTCGCGCTGCGGCTCACCGAATCGGACGCCGCGCTGCACGAAAGCCTGCGCCCTGAAGAGCCAGTCGAACGCATGCTGTTCGAAATGCTCGAGCAGTTCCGCGTCGAAGCAATGGCGCCCGAAGTCATGGCCGGCATGCGCCACAACCTACGGCACCGCCACGAACAGTGGTCGCTCGCCTTCCATCACTCGGGCCTGACCGATACCGCGCGCGGCCTGTTGCTGTACGCCGTGGCGCAAATCTGCCGCGCTCGCGTCACCGGCCAGCAAGTGGTGGAAGAAACCGAGGACATGCTCGAGGCCACGCGCTTCGCGCTCGCGCCGCTGATCGGCCACGCACTGGCGGGCCTTCGAAAGGATCGCGCCGACCAGGCCGCCTACGCCGTGCACGCCCGCGCCATTGCGCGCACCGTCGCCGCGATGCTGCACGAAGCCGATGAAGAAGGCAGCAGCGCCGCGCGCGACCCGCATGTGGACGACAAGCGCAGCGTGTTCAGCCTCGTGGCCGACATGGACCAGGAGATCGTCGAGCGCTTCACCACCGCCGAGTCGGGCCGCAGCGCGGTGCTCGACGATGCGGGCGGCGCGTATCGCGTCTTCTCCAACGCCTACGACCGCGAGCACGACGCCGCCACGCTCGCACGCAAGGAAGTGCTCGCCGACCACCGCGAAAAGCTCGACCGCCGCATCGCCGCGCAGGGCGTGAACATCGCTCGCCTCACGCGTGAGTTGCGCGCCCTGCTGGCCGAGCCCGAGCGCGATGGCTGGGACGGCGCCCAGGAAGAAGGCCTGATCGATGGCCGCCGCCTCGCGCAGCTCGTGGCCTCGCCCACCGAGCGCCGCCTGTTCCGCACCGAGCGCATGGAGCCCGTGGCCGATTGCATCGTCACCTTTCTCATCGACTGTTCGGGCTCGATGAAGGAGCATGCCGAATCGGTCGCGATGATGGCCGACGTGTTCGCGCGTGCGCTCGAACAGGCCGGCGTGACCAGCGAAGTGCTGGGCTTCACCACCGGCGCGTGGAACGGCGGACGCCCGCAGCGCGAATGGGTGCGCGCGGGCAGGCCGCCGCACCCGGGCCGGCTCAACGAGCGCTGCCACCTCGTCTTCAAGGCCGCAGCCACGCCATGGCGCCGCGCACGCCCCGCGATGGCGGCGCTGCTCAAGGCCGATCTGTTCCGCGAGGGCATCGACGGCGAAGCCATCGACTGGGCCTGCATGCGGCTGCGCCAGCGCAGCGAGGGGCGCAAGCTGCTGCTAGTGATTTCCGACGGCTCGCCGATGGACAGCGCCACGCATCTGGCCAACGACGCACACTACCTCGACCACCACCTGCGCGACGTGGTCGCACGCCAGGAGCAGCGTGGCGATATCGCCATCGCCGGCATCGGCGTGGGCCTCGACCTGAGCCCTTACTACAGCCGCAGCCACGTGCTCGACCTGGCCACCTCCAGCGGCAACACCATCTTTCGCGAGGTGATCGAGCTCATGGCCGGACGCCACCGCTGCTGA
- a CDS encoding AAA family ATPase has protein sequence MTDTADLRPDRMLSVRDVFGIDTDLQVPAFSERDDHVPEVDAVYRFNPDVTLAILAGFTRDRRVMVQGLHGTGKSTHIEQVAARLNWPCVRLNLDGQISRLDLVGKDAVVLREGKQVTEFQEGIVPWSLQRPVALVFDEYDAGRPDVMFVIQRILERDGKFTLMDQNKVLRPHPFFRLFATANTVGLGNLNGLYHGAQRLNHAQIDRWNIVASLNYLPAAEEIAIVQARVPSLADEAGTKLVASMVAVADLTRKGFAAGDLSTLMSPRTVITWAENIEIFKDPALAFRLSFVNKCDDAERPLVAEYFQRCFDRELKESHQLSAGPRE, from the coding sequence ATGACCGACACCGCCGACCTTCGACCCGACAGGATGCTGAGCGTGCGCGATGTGTTCGGCATCGACACCGACCTGCAGGTGCCCGCCTTCAGCGAACGCGACGACCACGTACCCGAGGTCGACGCGGTCTACCGCTTCAACCCCGACGTGACGCTCGCCATCCTCGCGGGCTTCACACGTGACCGGCGCGTGATGGTGCAGGGCCTGCACGGCACCGGCAAGTCGACGCACATCGAGCAGGTGGCGGCGCGGCTGAACTGGCCCTGCGTGCGACTCAACCTCGACGGCCAGATCAGCCGGCTCGACCTCGTCGGCAAAGATGCGGTGGTGCTGCGCGAAGGCAAGCAGGTCACCGAGTTTCAGGAAGGCATCGTGCCGTGGTCGCTGCAGCGGCCCGTGGCGCTGGTCTTCGACGAGTACGACGCGGGACGGCCCGACGTGATGTTCGTCATCCAGCGCATCCTGGAGCGCGACGGCAAGTTCACGCTGATGGACCAGAACAAGGTGCTTCGGCCGCACCCCTTCTTTCGCCTGTTCGCCACCGCCAACACGGTGGGGCTGGGCAACCTCAACGGCCTGTACCACGGCGCGCAGCGGCTCAACCATGCGCAGATCGACCGCTGGAACATCGTGGCCTCGCTCAACTACCTGCCTGCGGCCGAAGAGATCGCCATCGTGCAGGCGCGCGTGCCATCGTTGGCCGACGAGGCTGGCACCAAGCTGGTCGCGTCGATGGTGGCCGTGGCCGACCTCACGCGCAAGGGCTTCGCGGCGGGTGACCTGTCGACGCTGATGTCACCCCGCACCGTGATCACCTGGGCCGAGAACATCGAGATCTTCAAGGACCCGGCGCTGGCGTTTCGCCTGTCCTTCGTCAACAAATGCGACGACGCCGAGCGACCCCTGGTCGCCGAATACTTCCAGCGCTGCTTCGACCGCGAACTGAAGGAGTCGCACCAGCTCTCCGCAGGCCCGCGCGAATGA
- a CDS encoding IclR family transcriptional regulator has protein sequence MKIVKGLSPEAQEPAGDTPTMRLFALLEVMAAKDQRYSLQGLVEETGLPKPTLHRMLQQLEGAGLLQREGDGRHYGIGTRLRRLAENLLLNDSLHGARHTVLRQLVEEIGESCNLTALSGSEVVYLDRVETAAPLRFYLHSGSRVPVHCSASGKIFLSQMSAAQRRRLLSNAPLEPYTPRTLTDPEALEKEVQRVRKDGYAIDHEEFLPGLLCIATLVPSGDDAPSNLCIAVQAPVMRLDAAKAKTLLPALQRAAQALSRIDADAASDRAQA, from the coding sequence ATGAAGATCGTCAAAGGCCTCTCACCGGAAGCGCAGGAACCGGCGGGCGACACGCCCACCATGCGCCTGTTCGCGCTGCTCGAAGTCATGGCCGCGAAAGACCAGCGCTACTCGCTGCAGGGCCTGGTGGAAGAAACCGGCCTGCCCAAGCCCACGCTGCACCGCATGCTCCAGCAGCTCGAAGGCGCAGGACTGCTGCAGCGCGAAGGCGATGGCCGCCACTACGGCATCGGCACGCGGCTGCGGCGACTTGCCGAAAACCTGCTGCTCAACGACAGCCTGCACGGTGCGCGCCACACGGTGCTGCGCCAGCTGGTGGAAGAGATCGGTGAGAGCTGCAACCTCACGGCCCTTTCGGGCAGCGAGGTCGTGTACCTCGACCGCGTGGAGACCGCCGCGCCGCTGCGCTTCTACCTGCACTCGGGCTCGCGCGTGCCTGTGCACTGCTCGGCCAGCGGCAAGATCTTTCTTTCGCAGATGAGCGCGGCGCAGCGCCGCCGGCTGCTGTCGAACGCGCCGCTCGAACCGTACACACCCAGAACGCTGACCGACCCCGAGGCGCTGGAAAAGGAAGTGCAGCGCGTGCGCAAGGACGGCTACGCCATCGACCATGAAGAGTTCCTGCCGGGCCTGCTATGCATCGCCACGCTGGTGCCTTCGGGCGACGACGCGCCTTCCAACCTGTGCATCGCGGTGCAGGCGCCAGTGATGCGGCTCGATGCGGCCAAGGCGAAGACGCTGCTGCCCGCGTTGCAACGCGCCGCACAGGCGCTGAGCCGCATCGATGCCGACGCAGCCTCCGATCGCGCGCAGGCCTGA